DNA sequence from the Sphingomonas bisphenolicum genome:
TGGGTCGCCGCCGAATCGTCGATGCCCTCGGCAAGGCTCGCCGATCGCATCGCGCCGATCATCTGGCGCAGGAAGACGGCCTCGAACTGCTGCGCCACCTTCTGCAGCGACGCCTTGTTCGATTGTCCCGGGCTTGCGCTGGTCGGGGCGGGGGAGGTTGTCGTCGCTACCTGCATCA
Encoded proteins:
- a CDS encoding rod-binding protein codes for the protein MQVATTTSPAPTSASPGQSNKASLQKVAQQFEAVFLRQMIGAMRSASLAEGIDDSAATQQFRDMADSRTADAMASKGAMGIAELLLKQFGDRVSDTPSPTAPNGPTPATSA